Proteins from one Panicum virgatum strain AP13 chromosome 7K, P.virgatum_v5, whole genome shotgun sequence genomic window:
- the LOC120641680 gene encoding E3 ubiquitin-protein ligase MBR2-like produces MDEHMGRRTVGGLLFTKGGSILLFREDGSRSKAKNCCSRHGCSGRHSVDKAKGKEVHRAAAPNESAPATPGRSRILRKPSRKPPQPQESSASDSISRDAGGSCSETGNRSRDTPGRDLLARLKDRVNASRKRSLNRESSPPSPNGLGASSPSSSRSISRPSHRAASRIRKADDSANAGTDSAPRNGSGDARRNSERSDDDLLLVEQVARDHVPSEGFLSGFMARYRSGLQGGVSSLEDSVEDSNGYWRFDTGVTEELENFFIFNDRHRGMRMDIDGMSYEELLALGERIGTVNTGLSDDALAKCLNRSIYMPTASGSHEDCDRKCSVCQEEYLAGEELGKMACKHYYHMPCIQRWLRQKNWCPVCKSVALNTN; encoded by the exons ATGGATGAACACATGGGAAGACGAACAGTCGGCGGCCTCCTCTTCACGAAGGGAGGGTCAATTCTTCTCTTCAGGGAAGACGGTTCGCGCTCCAAGGCTAAGAATTGCTGCTCGCGCCATGGTTGTAGCGGTCGGCATTCAGTTGACAAAGCCAAAGGCAAGGAGGTGCACAGGGCAGCGGCGCCCAATGAATCAGCACCGGCTACCCCTGGGAGATCACGAATTTTGAGGAAGCCCAGCAGAAAGCCTCCACAGCCACAGGAAAGCAGTGCTTCAGACAGCATCAGCAGGGATGCAGGAGGCTCCTGCAGTGAGACCGGCAACAGGTCAAGAGACACTCCTGGGCGTGATCTATTGGCTCGGCTCAAGGATAGGGTCAATGCGTCAAGGAAGCGATCGTTGAACAGGGAAAGCAGCCCACCGTCGCCGAACGGACTCGGTGCTAGTTCCCCGAGCAGTAGCCGGTCCATCTCAAGGCCGTCGCATCGGGCAGCTTCAAGGATAAGAAAAGCAGATGACAGTGCAAATGCAGGAACTGACAGTGCGCCCAGGAACGGCTCTGGAGATGCTAGGAGGAATTCAGAGAGGAGTGACGATGACTTGCTGCTAGTTGAGCAGGTAGCAAGAGACCATGTGCCTTCTGAAGGTTTTCTTTCTGGATTCATGGCAAGATACAGAAGCGGCCTTCAGGGAGGAGTTTCATCTCTGGAGGACAGCGTGGAGGATTCAAATGGATACTGGCGCTTTGATACGGGAGTAACTGAAGAG CTTGAGAACTTCTTCATATTCAATGATCGCCATAGAGGAATGAGGATGGATATCGACGGCATGTCTTACGAA GAATTGCTTGCCTTGGGGGAGCGAATTGGTACTGTAAACACTGGTCTTTCAGATGATGCGTTGGCAAAGTGCCTGAATAGGAGCATTTACATGCCCACAGCTTCAGGTTCTCATGAAGATTGTGACAGAAAGTGTAGCGTTTGCCAG GAGGAGTATTTAGCCGGTGAGGAGCTGGGCAAGATGGCATGCAAACACTACTACCACATGCCCTGCATACAGCGCTGGCTCAGGCAGAAGAACTGGTGCCCCGTCTGCAAATCAGTTGCTCTGAATACGAACTAG
- the LOC120640318 gene encoding uncharacterized protein LOC120640318: MDAVEGLGGTSGPSIWTSTMSAFMLTHLCNLVATGLKTSKGFKKVHLNACARAINEKFNTMRTGEQVKNHLKTWQKRFAKITRLKKLSAALFDEDNCMITLDAEHYNNHIQDHKADAKFFNKPLLHYREMETIFGNSMATGNFAKDSSAPLGRDDNDADSQEAEDTGYDASEGTTQGATSTASRPSKRAKLAEIEEEELIGAVKGVGKDLANAIQMVVHPDDLPPDLFPMLQSMPGFNSAHISYYFHYLVANPSIGRAFYALPWENKLDWVSMYIAEKFPGQ; this comes from the exons ATGGATGCAGTTGAAGGACTTGGGGGAACTAGCGGGCCTTCCATATGGACTTCAACAATGTCCGCTTTCATGCTCACTCACCTCTGTAATTTGGTGGCTACTGGCTTGAAGACATCGAAGGGCTTTAAGAAGGTCCATCTCAATGCTTGTGCTAGGGCTATCAATGAGAAGTTCAACACTATGCGCACGGGTGAGCAAGTCAAGAAccatttgaaaacatggcagaAAAGGTTTGCAAAGATAACTAGACTTAAGAAGTTGAGTGCTGCACTATTTGATGAAGATAATTGCATGATTACTCTTGATGCTGAGCACTACAATAACCATATTCAG GATCATAAGGCTGATGCTAAGTTTTTTAACAAGCCCCTCCTGCACTATAGAGAGATGGAAACAATATTTGGAAATAGCATGGCCACAGGAAACTTTGCAAAGGACTCAAGTGCACCTCTAGGAAGAGACGATAATGATGCTGACAGCCAAGAGGCGGAGGATACTGGATATGATGCAAGTGAAGGTACTACTCAAGGGGCAACATCTACTGCTAGCAGACCCAGCAAGAGGGCAAAGTTAGCTGAAATCGAAGAGGAGGAGCTGATTGGTGCTGTCAAAGGTGTAGGTAAAGACCTTGCAAATGCTATACAAATGGTTGTTCATCCGGATGACCTGCCACCAGACCTATTTCCAATGTTGCAGAGCATGCCTGGTTTCAATTCAGCCCACATATCTTATTACTTCCATTATTTGGTTGCGAACCCTAGCATTGGTAGAGCTTTCTACGCCCTGCCATGGGAGAACAAGTTAGATTGGGTTTCAATGTACATCGCTGAGAAGTTTCCTGGACAATAA